One stretch of Pandoraea oxalativorans DNA includes these proteins:
- a CDS encoding LysR family transcriptional regulator yields MPVNPNLDDLRVFCQVARRASFSAAAEALGVSPAYVSKRVGMLEADLGTRLLHRSTRRVAITDAGERVYAWAEKILDDVSHLMEDVSSTRQVPRGTLRVSSSFGFGRHVVAPAMSRLRALHPQLNVRLDLFDRIVDVAAEGYDLDVRIGDEIAPHLIARKLADNHRVLCASAAYLEAHGTPRQLSDLAGHACIVIKERDHPFGMWRLQQRGESVSLKVTGPLSTNHGEVAVQWALDAQGIVLRSMWDVGALIARGELVQVLPDVTQPANVWAVYPSRVASSAKVRACVEFLAGEFQSQA; encoded by the coding sequence CTGCCCGTCAATCCCAATCTCGACGATCTGCGCGTGTTCTGCCAGGTCGCGCGCCGCGCCAGCTTTTCGGCAGCGGCCGAGGCGCTGGGCGTCTCGCCAGCCTACGTGAGCAAGCGCGTGGGCATGCTGGAGGCCGACCTCGGGACACGCCTGCTGCACCGCTCGACACGGCGCGTGGCAATCACCGACGCCGGCGAGCGGGTCTACGCGTGGGCAGAGAAGATTCTCGACGACGTCAGTCATCTGATGGAGGACGTGTCGAGCACGCGTCAGGTGCCGCGCGGCACGCTGCGAGTGTCGAGCAGCTTCGGCTTTGGGCGGCACGTCGTGGCGCCCGCGATGTCCCGGCTCCGTGCGCTGCATCCGCAACTCAATGTCCGGCTGGACCTGTTCGACCGCATCGTCGACGTGGCGGCGGAGGGTTACGACCTCGACGTGCGCATCGGCGACGAGATCGCACCGCATCTCATTGCGCGCAAGCTCGCGGATAACCATCGCGTGTTGTGCGCATCGGCAGCGTATCTGGAAGCGCATGGCACGCCGCGCCAATTGAGCGATCTCGCGGGGCATGCCTGCATCGTCATCAAGGAACGCGATCACCCGTTCGGCATGTGGCGGTTGCAGCAGCGCGGCGAGTCCGTCTCGCTCAAGGTGACGGGGCCGCTCTCGACGAACCACGGCGAAGTCGCGGTGCAGTGGGCGCTCGACGCTCAGGGCATCGTGCTGCGGTCGATGTGGGACGTGGGTGCGCTGATTGCGCGCGGAGAACTGGTGCAGGTGCTGCCGGACGTCACGCAGCCTGCCAATGTCTGGGCGGTGTATCCGTCGCGCGTGGCGTCGTCTGCCAAAGTGCGCGCCTGCGTGGAATTCCTTGCGGGGGAATTCCAGTCGCAGGCGTGA
- a CDS encoding tartrate dehydrogenase has product MTEASQRPQRPFKIAVIPGDGIGKEVMPEGLRVLDAASKRFGIPVEYRHIEWASCDYYVQHGQMMPDDWKQQLDGVDAILFGAVGWPETVPDHISLWGSLLKFRREFDQYINLRPARLFDGVPSPLANRKAGDIDFMIVRENTEGEYSSIGGVMFEGTEREFVVQESVFTRQGTERVLKFAFELAQQRERKHVTVATKSNGISISMPWWDKRAAETAAKYPDITWDKQHIDILCARFVLNPDRFDVVVASNLFGDILSDLGPACTGTIGIAPSGNLNPEGKFPSLFEPVHGSAPDIAGKNIANPIGMIWTAAMMLDFIGRGDARTRAAHDTILAAITQIIKDGPRTGDMGGRANTTEVGQAIAAAVSAG; this is encoded by the coding sequence ATGACCGAAGCGTCCCAACGCCCCCAGCGTCCGTTCAAGATCGCCGTGATCCCGGGCGACGGCATCGGTAAAGAGGTGATGCCCGAAGGCCTGCGCGTGCTCGACGCCGCCAGCAAGCGCTTCGGCATTCCCGTCGAGTATCGGCACATCGAGTGGGCGAGCTGCGACTACTACGTTCAGCACGGTCAGATGATGCCGGATGATTGGAAGCAGCAGCTTGATGGCGTGGACGCGATTCTGTTCGGTGCGGTGGGCTGGCCCGAGACGGTGCCCGATCACATTTCGCTGTGGGGATCGCTGCTGAAGTTCCGCCGCGAGTTCGATCAGTACATCAACCTGCGCCCGGCGCGTCTGTTCGACGGTGTGCCGTCGCCGCTCGCGAATCGCAAGGCGGGCGACATCGATTTCATGATCGTGCGCGAGAACACCGAAGGCGAGTATTCGTCGATTGGCGGTGTGATGTTCGAAGGCACGGAGCGTGAGTTCGTCGTGCAGGAGTCGGTGTTCACGCGTCAGGGCACGGAGCGCGTGCTGAAGTTCGCATTCGAGCTTGCGCAGCAGCGCGAGCGCAAGCATGTGACGGTCGCAACGAAGAGCAACGGCATTTCGATCTCGATGCCGTGGTGGGACAAGCGTGCGGCCGAGACGGCCGCGAAGTATCCCGACATCACGTGGGACAAGCAGCACATCGACATTCTGTGCGCGCGCTTCGTGCTGAATCCGGATCGCTTCGACGTGGTCGTCGCCTCGAATCTGTTCGGCGACATTTTGTCGGACCTGGGGCCTGCGTGTACCGGCACCATCGGCATTGCGCCGTCTGGCAACCTGAACCCCGAAGGCAAGTTCCCGTCGCTGTTCGAGCCGGTGCATGGCTCGGCGCCGGATATCGCGGGCAAGAACATCGCGAACCCGATCGGCATGATCTGGACCGCCGCGATGATGCTCGACTTCATCGGTCGGGGCGATGCGCGTACGCGCGCCGCCCACGACACGATCCTCGCCGCCATCACGCAGATCATCAAAGACGGTCCGCGCACCGGCGACATGGGCGGGCGCGCGAACACGACCGAAGTGGGTCAGGCGATTGCGGCAGCCGTCTCGGCCGGTTGA
- a CDS encoding LLM class flavin-dependent oxidoreductase produces MTQPARKLRLGAYMSGSGVQGDSWRHPDTDTDADSQFARYRHYAQELERGLFDALFFFDNLFVSTDPVALAHSPGAPRWDPVVLLAGLAGATKHIGLVASVSTTYSEPYNVARAFASLDHLSGGRAGWNLVTSTGGGENFNRDDHVDHAVRYERANEFYDVVTGLWDSHADDAFPRDKATGQWADPSRIRTLDHRGKHFRVRGPLSAPRPVQGWPVIAQAGSSEAGRELAARAGELLYTAAQDIEDARAFYTDVKTRALKYGRQPEHIFILPGVSPIVGRTQAEAEDLYDSLLSHRDPAVVLNALTNYASLGIDLGSLPFDAKVPLPDHVPETNSHKSRQKLVVDWIRREQPTVRELYTRFTGGGHRVLVGTPASIADDFQHWFETGAADGFNIMFPSAPAGITSFVDLVVPELQRRGLFRTQYEGRTFRENLGVPAVPNRYFAPRDVASAAHASSVDQPAETAAAIA; encoded by the coding sequence ATGACGCAACCTGCCCGCAAACTCCGGCTGGGCGCCTACATGTCGGGTTCCGGCGTGCAGGGCGACAGCTGGCGTCACCCCGACACCGACACGGACGCCGACTCGCAGTTCGCGCGCTACCGACACTACGCGCAAGAGTTGGAGCGCGGTCTGTTCGACGCCCTGTTCTTCTTCGACAACCTCTTCGTGTCGACGGACCCGGTCGCGCTCGCGCACAGCCCGGGCGCGCCGCGCTGGGACCCGGTCGTGCTGCTCGCAGGACTGGCCGGGGCGACGAAGCACATCGGCCTCGTCGCCTCCGTCAGCACCACCTACAGCGAGCCGTACAACGTGGCGCGCGCGTTCGCATCGCTCGACCATCTGTCCGGCGGGCGCGCCGGATGGAATCTCGTAACGTCCACCGGCGGCGGCGAAAACTTCAATCGCGACGATCACGTCGACCACGCGGTGCGCTACGAGCGCGCAAACGAGTTCTATGACGTCGTCACCGGCCTCTGGGACAGCCACGCCGACGACGCCTTCCCACGCGACAAGGCGACCGGCCAGTGGGCCGATCCGTCGCGCATCCGCACGCTCGATCACCGGGGTAAGCACTTCCGCGTGCGCGGGCCGCTCAGTGCGCCGCGTCCGGTGCAGGGCTGGCCGGTCATCGCGCAGGCAGGGTCGAGCGAGGCGGGACGTGAGTTGGCCGCACGTGCGGGCGAACTGCTTTATACGGCGGCACAGGATATCGAGGATGCCCGCGCGTTCTATACCGACGTGAAGACACGTGCGTTGAAGTACGGACGCCAGCCGGAACACATCTTCATCCTGCCGGGTGTCTCGCCCATCGTGGGACGCACGCAAGCGGAAGCGGAAGACCTTTACGACAGCCTGCTGTCGCATCGCGATCCGGCGGTCGTGCTCAATGCGCTGACGAACTATGCGAGCCTCGGCATCGATCTCGGCAGCCTGCCGTTCGACGCGAAGGTGCCGCTGCCCGACCACGTGCCTGAGACGAACTCGCACAAGAGCCGTCAGAAATTGGTGGTGGACTGGATACGACGCGAGCAGCCGACCGTGCGCGAGCTATATACGCGCTTTACCGGGGGCGGACACCGCGTGCTGGTCGGCACACCGGCATCGATTGCCGACGATTTTCAGCACTGGTTCGAGACGGGCGCGGCCGATGGCTTCAACATCATGTTCCCGAGCGCACCCGCAGGCATCACGTCGTTCGTCGATCTGGTGGTGCCGGAGTTGCAGCGACGCGGCCTGTTTCGCACGCAGTACGAAGGCCGCACCTTCCGCGAGAATCTCGGCGTACCGGCAGTGCCCAACCGGTACTTTGCGCCGCGCGACGTTGCATCGGCGGCGCATGCTAGCTCAGTGGATCAACCGGCCGAGACGGCTGCCGCAATCGCCTGA
- a CDS encoding ABC transporter substrate-binding protein, with product MTNTASHAAPPVSPVLDAFIAASAIAFGLYVSAPSRAAMVRATLARSAKRDLRACAQGRWPTWRARLRRGAALALSVAAILPFSSRAADKPVLVVGDQAYNAQSLFEASGALQDAPYTVSWKQFPAGTPVVEAVNAGALDVGLQGDGPVLFLAAQGAPVKVIGIYRDSPDSVVLLAGPHTQIKTVADLKGKTVAITRGGWSQQLVQAALVSAGLPLDSVKYSYLASVDSAAALQAGKVDATATWEPYVTRLRQAGARTVVTARGLIAAQSYLSTTQKVIDSKRELLGDFVQRYQRAREWSLADAKHIERYADVWAAKSRVDPKLAHQWFSTSRIRYEPLTDAAIAEAQKSVDDFVKTGTLTKGFDVRGLFDTSFNKFTQAAR from the coding sequence ATGACGAACACTGCCTCTCATGCCGCCCCGCCGGTCAGTCCCGTGCTCGACGCGTTCATTGCGGCGTCCGCCATCGCCTTCGGGCTCTACGTCTCCGCTCCGTCGCGGGCCGCGATGGTGCGTGCCACGCTGGCACGCTCGGCGAAGCGCGACCTGCGAGCGTGTGCGCAAGGCCGCTGGCCGACGTGGCGTGCGCGCTTGCGTCGTGGGGCGGCGCTGGCGCTGAGCGTCGCGGCGATCCTGCCGTTCTCGAGCCGCGCAGCCGACAAGCCGGTGCTCGTCGTGGGCGATCAGGCGTACAACGCGCAGAGTCTTTTCGAAGCGTCCGGCGCTTTGCAGGACGCCCCCTATACCGTTTCGTGGAAGCAATTTCCCGCAGGCACGCCGGTCGTCGAAGCAGTGAATGCCGGTGCGCTCGACGTTGGGTTGCAGGGCGACGGCCCGGTGCTGTTCCTCGCCGCGCAGGGGGCGCCGGTCAAGGTCATCGGCATCTATCGCGACAGTCCGGACAGCGTGGTACTGCTCGCGGGACCGCACACACAGATCAAGACGGTCGCCGATCTGAAGGGTAAGACGGTGGCCATCACGCGCGGCGGCTGGTCGCAGCAACTGGTGCAGGCGGCGTTGGTGTCGGCCGGGCTGCCGCTCGATTCGGTGAAGTACTCGTATCTGGCGTCGGTCGATTCGGCCGCCGCGTTACAGGCGGGCAAGGTCGATGCGACGGCGACGTGGGAGCCGTACGTGACACGCTTGCGTCAGGCGGGCGCGCGCACCGTTGTGACGGCACGTGGCCTGATCGCCGCGCAGAGCTATCTGTCCACGACGCAGAAGGTGATCGACAGCAAGCGCGAATTGCTGGGGGACTTCGTGCAGCGCTATCAACGTGCGCGCGAATGGTCGCTGGCGGACGCGAAGCACATCGAGCGCTACGCCGACGTCTGGGCCGCGAAGTCGCGCGTCGATCCGAAGCTGGCGCATCAATGGTTCAGCACCTCGCGCATTCGGTATGAACCGCTGACCGACGCCGCCATTGCCGAGGCGCAGAAGAGCGTCGACGACTTCGTTAAAACCGGCACGCTGACGAAGGGCTTCGACGTGCGCGGCCTCTTCGATACGTCGTTCAACAAGTTCACGCAGGCGGCGCGGTAA
- a CDS encoding GlxA family transcriptional regulator codes for MSASAPSAPSSGAPTISRHVVIVVFDGAEAIDITGPASAFAKASMAVPHAYRLTVASPRGGNVLTSAGLAIADTTPLSSLDVASGFDTIIVAGGEEDALRRAVLEDGAQQWVASAAPHVRRMASVCTGAFVLMAAGLLDARQSTTHWRACDLLASMCAATDVQHDRVFVRDGDLWTSGGVTTGIDMALGMIEADLGRDVAMDIARDLALFVLRGGAESQVSHSLAMQQGATSPVRDVIAWIESHLDADLSVDALAAVARMSPRNFSRAFSRDTGVSPARYVTRARVHFARSLLRQTAWTQARIAQRSGFRSVDALQRAFREAFGEPVSAHRQVQ; via the coding sequence GTGTCAGCCAGTGCTCCCAGCGCGCCGTCTTCCGGCGCGCCAACCATCAGTCGTCACGTCGTCATCGTGGTGTTCGACGGCGCTGAAGCCATCGATATCACCGGTCCGGCAAGCGCCTTCGCGAAGGCTTCGATGGCGGTGCCGCACGCCTATCGTCTGACGGTGGCCTCGCCGCGTGGCGGCAACGTCCTCACGAGCGCGGGTCTCGCCATTGCAGATACGACGCCACTCTCGTCATTGGACGTTGCGTCCGGCTTCGACACGATCATCGTGGCAGGTGGCGAGGAGGACGCGTTGCGCCGCGCCGTACTCGAAGATGGCGCGCAACAGTGGGTTGCCTCGGCGGCGCCGCACGTGCGTCGCATGGCAAGTGTCTGCACCGGGGCGTTCGTGCTGATGGCAGCAGGGCTGCTCGATGCGCGTCAGTCGACCACACATTGGCGGGCGTGCGATCTGCTGGCATCGATGTGCGCCGCCACCGACGTGCAGCACGACCGCGTGTTCGTACGCGACGGGGATCTCTGGACGTCGGGCGGTGTGACCACCGGCATCGACATGGCGTTGGGCATGATCGAAGCGGATCTCGGCCGCGATGTCGCGATGGATATCGCGCGCGATCTGGCGTTGTTCGTGCTGCGCGGCGGCGCGGAATCGCAAGTGAGCCATTCGCTGGCGATGCAGCAGGGTGCGACGTCGCCGGTGAGAGATGTCATCGCATGGATCGAGAGCCATCTCGATGCCGATCTCAGTGTGGACGCATTGGCCGCCGTCGCCCGCATGAGTCCTCGCAATTTCTCCCGGGCGTTCTCCCGCGATACCGGTGTGTCGCCTGCCCGTTACGTCACGCGGGCGCGGGTCCATTTCGCCAGATCGTTGTTACGGCAGACGGCGTGGACGCAGGCGCGCATCGCGCAGCGCAGCGGCTTTCGCAGCGTCGATGCACTTCAACGGGCGTTTCGCGAGGCGTTTGGCGAGCCGGTGTCGGCGCATCGGCAGGTCCAGTGA
- a CDS encoding DJ-1/PfpI family protein → MRYPRLLLAALVCLSFVTAGAAADSPEVDAVPQARQDLLAALANRPKDPVVAVMALNDGTETTDFLVPYGVLKRAGIGQVEAVAVEAGDVTLMPALRIVPDTTLTAFDARYPRGADVVIVPAMHVDNDPRVLQWLQRQAANGALIVGICSGAKVLSQAGLLREKRFAGHWYDRDDLRKDNPTARYVSDVRYLYDDGIVTTTGVSASLPLSLALVEGIAGEKRAADVARSLGVTDWSARHASAGFRLDASRLWTIASHWLAFWRHETLAIPVSDGVDDVSLALVSDAWSRTWRSEAIAVHEGTRTVRMASGLRLVPQMDISVTPVRTIALASHTSAMANFTAALDAIGQRYGASTRDLVALSLEYPDGLR, encoded by the coding sequence ATGCGCTATCCCCGCCTTTTGCTCGCCGCATTGGTCTGCCTCTCCTTCGTGACGGCAGGCGCAGCAGCGGACTCACCTGAAGTCGATGCGGTCCCGCAAGCGCGTCAGGATTTGCTCGCTGCGCTCGCCAACCGACCGAAGGACCCCGTCGTCGCCGTCATGGCGCTCAACGATGGCACCGAGACCACCGATTTCCTCGTGCCCTACGGCGTACTCAAACGAGCGGGCATCGGGCAGGTCGAGGCCGTCGCGGTCGAAGCGGGAGACGTCACGCTGATGCCTGCGTTGCGCATTGTCCCCGACACCACGCTGACCGCTTTCGATGCGCGTTATCCTCGCGGTGCCGACGTCGTGATCGTTCCCGCCATGCACGTCGACAACGATCCTCGTGTGCTGCAATGGCTGCAACGTCAGGCGGCGAATGGCGCGCTAATCGTCGGCATCTGCTCCGGTGCCAAGGTGTTGAGTCAGGCTGGCTTGTTGCGTGAGAAGCGATTCGCGGGCCATTGGTACGATCGCGACGATCTGCGCAAAGACAATCCCACCGCTCGCTATGTGTCGGACGTGCGCTATCTGTATGACGACGGCATCGTCACGACGACCGGCGTCAGTGCGTCGTTACCGCTATCGTTGGCGCTGGTGGAAGGGATTGCCGGAGAGAAGCGTGCAGCAGACGTCGCACGTTCGCTCGGTGTCACCGACTGGTCGGCGCGCCATGCCAGCGCGGGATTCCGGCTCGATGCGTCGAGACTCTGGACGATTGCCAGTCACTGGCTAGCCTTCTGGCGACACGAAACGCTCGCCATTCCCGTCAGCGATGGCGTCGACGACGTCTCGCTCGCGCTGGTGTCCGACGCGTGGTCGCGCACCTGGCGTAGCGAGGCCATCGCCGTGCATGAGGGGACGCGGACCGTCAGAATGGCCAGCGGGTTGCGGCTTGTTCCTCAGATGGACATTTCCGTAACACCGGTGCGCACCATCGCGCTCGCATCCCACACATCGGCAATGGCGAACTTCACGGCAGCGCTCGATGCTATCGGGCAACGGTATGGCGCATCGACGCGCGACCTCGTTGCGCTGTCGCTGGAGTATCCGGACGGCTTGCGCTAG
- a CDS encoding LysR family transcriptional regulator: MVNPQWLKSFATLAELGNFTRTADQLGLTQAAVSQHIKHLEEEFGPLLVRRPRAVELTPAGQALLVYCEQVECAGRHLRSSLEDANEECGNINLITPGSIGLYLCPILLDMQQANPAMAVRHRFAPDREVLEGILQNHFELGLVTLRPDDPRLTATPFTQEPLELVVPAGEDVHKWEDLKRIGFIDHPDGEAMSTRLLSRRFPGNPGVQSLPCKGCTNQISLILEYVARGLGFTVIPQYARQAFASQDAIRVVDCGPPVVDTLWLIHRAEWPLSARAQRAVELLRERVDAPRPRAFGGEKVLQRASA, from the coding sequence ATGGTTAATCCCCAGTGGCTCAAATCCTTCGCCACGCTTGCCGAGTTGGGTAACTTCACTCGTACCGCCGACCAGTTGGGGCTGACGCAGGCAGCGGTCAGCCAGCACATCAAGCATCTCGAAGAGGAATTCGGCCCGTTGCTCGTGCGACGCCCGCGTGCCGTGGAACTGACGCCCGCCGGTCAGGCGCTGCTCGTTTATTGCGAACAGGTAGAGTGCGCGGGCCGACACTTGCGCTCCAGCCTCGAGGACGCGAACGAGGAGTGCGGCAACATCAACCTCATCACGCCGGGGAGCATCGGGCTGTATCTGTGTCCGATCCTGCTCGACATGCAACAGGCGAATCCCGCGATGGCCGTGCGTCATCGTTTCGCGCCCGACCGCGAAGTGCTCGAAGGCATTCTTCAGAATCACTTCGAGTTGGGTCTCGTGACGCTGCGCCCCGACGATCCCCGTCTCACGGCGACGCCTTTCACGCAGGAGCCGCTCGAACTTGTGGTGCCCGCTGGTGAGGACGTGCACAAGTGGGAAGATCTCAAGCGCATCGGCTTCATCGATCACCCCGATGGCGAGGCGATGTCGACGCGCTTGCTCAGTCGCCGTTTTCCGGGCAATCCGGGGGTGCAGAGTCTGCCCTGCAAGGGATGCACGAATCAGATCAGCCTGATTCTCGAATACGTCGCACGCGGTCTCGGGTTCACTGTCATCCCGCAGTACGCGCGGCAGGCGTTCGCGTCACAGGATGCCATTCGCGTCGTGGATTGCGGCCCGCCCGTAGTGGACACGCTGTGGCTGATTCATCGCGCAGAGTGGCCGCTGTCGGCACGCGCACAACGGGCGGTCGAGTTGCTGCGCGAGCGCGTCGATGCGCCGCGTCCGCGTGCGTTCGGTGGAGAAAAGGTGTTGCAGCGGGCGAGCGCCTGA
- a CDS encoding NADH:flavin oxidoreductase/NADH oxidase has product MSALFSPFELKSAKLRNRIAIPPMCQYSAVDGVTNDWHLAHYASLARGGAGLVIVEATAVSPEGRITPGCTGLWNDEQTVGMARIAAAIKSHGAVPGIQIAHAGRKASANRPWEGDDHIGEDDPRGWPTISPSAVAFGGDLGKVPKAMTLDDIARVKADFVAAARRALAAGFEWLELHFAHGYLAQSFFSLHANHREDNYGGDLAGRSRFLLETLAAVREVWPEHLPLTARFGVIEYDGRDEETLAESITLARQMREGGLDLLSVSVGFSTRKANIPWGTPFLAPISERVKKEAGIPVASAWGIDDPVVANRIVADGQLDLVMVGRAHLANPHWPYFAARELDEKRPTWVLPAPYAHWLERYRAPRAA; this is encoded by the coding sequence ATGTCTGCCCTGTTTTCCCCGTTTGAACTGAAGAGCGCGAAGTTGCGCAACCGCATTGCGATCCCGCCGATGTGCCAGTACAGCGCCGTCGACGGCGTGACCAACGACTGGCACCTCGCCCACTACGCCAGCCTGGCGCGTGGAGGGGCGGGTCTGGTGATCGTCGAAGCGACCGCCGTGTCGCCCGAAGGCCGTATTACGCCGGGATGCACCGGTCTGTGGAACGACGAGCAGACCGTTGGCATGGCGCGCATCGCCGCGGCCATCAAGTCGCATGGCGCGGTGCCGGGCATCCAGATTGCCCACGCGGGACGCAAGGCCAGTGCCAACCGTCCGTGGGAAGGCGACGACCATATTGGTGAAGACGACCCGCGCGGCTGGCCGACGATCTCGCCGTCCGCCGTCGCCTTCGGCGGCGATCTCGGCAAGGTGCCGAAGGCCATGACGCTTGACGATATCGCCCGCGTGAAGGCAGACTTCGTCGCCGCCGCACGCCGTGCGCTCGCCGCTGGCTTCGAATGGCTCGAGCTGCACTTTGCCCACGGTTATCTGGCGCAGAGCTTCTTCTCTTTGCACGCCAATCATCGCGAAGACAACTACGGTGGCGACCTCGCTGGCCGCAGCCGTTTCCTGCTGGAGACCCTGGCTGCCGTGCGCGAAGTGTGGCCGGAGCATCTGCCGCTCACCGCGCGTTTCGGCGTCATCGAATACGATGGCCGCGACGAAGAAACGCTGGCCGAATCGATCACGCTTGCGCGTCAGATGCGCGAGGGCGGTCTGGATCTGCTGAGCGTGAGCGTCGGCTTCTCGACGCGGAAGGCGAACATTCCGTGGGGGACGCCGTTCCTCGCACCGATTTCGGAGCGCGTGAAGAAGGAAGCGGGCATTCCCGTGGCATCGGCCTGGGGCATCGACGATCCTGTCGTTGCCAACCGTATCGTGGCCGACGGCCAGTTGGATCTCGTGATGGTGGGCCGCGCTCATCTGGCGAACCCGCACTGGCCGTACTTCGCTGCGCGCGAACTCGACGAGAAGCGCCCGACGTGGGTGCTGCCCGCCCCTTACGCCCACTGGCTTGAGCGCTATCGCGCACCGCGTGCCGCCTAA